In Theileria parva strain Muguga chromosome 4 map unlocalized ctg_529, whole genome shotgun sequence, one DNA window encodes the following:
- the atp6v0d1 gene encoding ATP synthase (C/AC39) subunit family protein, with amino-acid sequence MELCTFNVNYGYLEGIVRGYRSTFLTAMDYKKMGVAESLEDLRTVLEATDYTSAFIDEQAQITTKLISKRCKEKLASDYQYLRQQSDGDLAVFLDFIAREKMIDNLIALLQGLLNKTDPDELMDRLDPIGWFRGIKALLSSEIGQSAEELYRIILCDTPIGPYFERYLPTVTYTRGSSSNIDKTHKILDSANIAIMKATLKKMWLEDFYNFSVSLGGTTADVMGHILKTEADFKALSLTLNCLNMTQTAVQQDRNKLYPSIGYLYPYGTDKLCKAFNETTVQAALVPYPRYAELYESSKSNFRAEARVTKYDASEKSLEDLFYAESVHLCEMSFEQQLHFGIFYAWVKLKEQEIRNITWIADMILLKRREEISRVLPIFKSRV; translated from the exons atggAATTATGCAcatttaatgttaattacGGATACCTAGAAGGTATAGTACGTGGATATCGATCCACATTCCTAACTGCCATGGATTATAAGAAAATGGGAGTGGCAGAGTCTCTAGAGGATCTGAGAACAGTTCTGGAGGCAACAGATTATACATCGGCGTTTATAGATGAACAGGCACAAATTACAACTAAGTTAATCTCGAAAAGATGCAAGGAAAAACTAGCGTCAGACTACCA GTACCTAAGGCAGCAATCGGACGGAGATTTAGCAGTATTTTTAGACTTCATAGC GAGAGAAAAGATGATTGATAATCTCATAGCCCTACTACAAGGATTGCTAAATAAAACTGATCCGGACGAGCTTATGGATAGATTAGACCCAATAGGATGGTTTCGAGGAATAAAGGCATTATTGAGCTCAGAAATAGGCCAATCAGCCGAAGAACTCtatagaataattttatgtgaTACACCCATAG GACCATATTTTGAAAGGTATTTACCAACAGTTACATATACAAGAGGATCGAGCAGTAATATTGATAAGACTCACAAGATACTGGATTCTGCAAATATAGCGATCATGAAGGCAACACTTAAAAAGATGTGGCTCGAGGACTTTTACAACTTCTCGGTGTCACTAGGAGGAACAACAGCAGATGTCATGGGCCATATTCTTAAGACGGAAGCAGATTTTAAGGCGCTCTCTCTCACCCTCAACTGCCTTAACATGACACAAACGGCAGTTCAACAGGATAGGAATAAACTTTACCCATCAATAGGGTATTTATACCCGTATGGAACAGATAAGCTGTGTAAAGCATTCAACGAAACTACAGTTCAAGCAGCTCTGGTGCCATATCCAAGATACGCGGAACTTTATGAGTCGTCGAAATCAAATTTCAGA gCAGAAGCAAGAGTAACTAAATACGACGCGAGTGAGAAGTCTTTGGAGGACCTGTTCTACGCGGAAAGCGTCCACCTGTGTGAGATGAGCTTCGAACAACAACTCCATTTTGGAATCTTCTACGCGTGGGTAAAACTCAAGGAACAAGAAATAAGAAATATCACATGGATTGCAGACATGATTCTGCTTAAAAGAAGAGAAGAAATCTCGAGAGTTTTGCCGATTTTTAAATCTAGGGTGTAG